A genomic window from Sceloporus undulatus isolate JIND9_A2432 ecotype Alabama chromosome 9, SceUnd_v1.1, whole genome shotgun sequence includes:
- the LOC121915165 gene encoding galectin-4-like isoform X2: MAYVPAPGYMPTYNPTLPYSKPVPGGLRPGMSIYVQGMVPHHTKRFRVNFACGPQDGADIALHFNPRFDGKDKIVLNTFQAGKWGKEEHQSMPFHKDQHFEIIFIVNNDGYQILVNRNPFCNYQHRIPPERVEVVSADGDLELQSMTVMGGGMMGGGMMGGGGMGYPPSNLPMMSAPASYHPQVPYVGNFPGGLGSKRTVVVRGFIPQDAKRFRINFKAGQEVVLHINPRMDERTVVRNSFLGGRWGTEERELSFNPFQRGQYFDLSIRCGNQRFKVFANGQPLFNYNHRFHNFQHINTLEIDGDVVLSYIQY; encoded by the exons ATGGCTTACGTCCCAGCGCCCGGCTATATGCCAACATACAACCCG ACCCTTCCTTATTCCAAGCCGGTCCCTGGTGGTCTCCGTCCCGGGATGTCCATCTATGTGCAAGGGATGGTGCCCCATCACACCAAGAG atTCCGGGTGAATTTTGCCTGCGGTCCCCAGGATGGGGCTGACattgccctccatttcaacccccGCTTTGACGGCAAGGATAAGATCGTCTTAAACACCTTCCAGGCGGGAAAGTGGGGGAAAGAGGAGCACCAGAGCATGCCCTTCCACAAGGACCAACACTTCGAAATCATCTTTATCGTCAATAACGACGGATACCAG ATCCTGGTGAATAGGAACCCCTTCTGCAATTATCAGCATAGGATCCCTCCAGAGCGAGTGGAGGTTGTGAGCGCTGATGGAGACCTGGAGCTACAGTCGATGACCGTCATGGGGGGCGGCATGATGGGAGGTGGCATGATGGGGGGTGGC GGCATGGGATACCCACCTTCAAACCTTCCT ATGATGTCCGCACCAGCTTCCTACCACCCA CAAGTGCCATACGTGGGCAACTTCCCTGGAGGGCTGGGGTCCAAGAGGACCGTTGTGGTGAGAGGATTCATCCCCCAAGACGCAAAGAG ATTCCGGATCAATTTCAAAGCCGGCCAAGAGGTCGTCCTGCACATCAACCCGCGCATGGATGAGCGGACCGTGGTACGAAACAGCTTCTTGGGCGGACGCTGGGGCACTGAAGAGCGGGAATTGTCTTTCAATCCCTTCCAGCGTGGGCAGTACTTTGAC CTTTCCATCCGATGCGGAAACCAGCGGTTCAAGGTGTTTGCCAACGGCCAGCCTCTCTTCAACTACAACCACCGTTTCCACAACTTCCAGCACATTAACACCCTGGAGATCGACGGCGATGTGGTCCTTTCTTATATCCAGTACTAA
- the LOC121915165 gene encoding galectin-4-like isoform X3, with amino-acid sequence MSIYVQGMVPHHTKRFRVNFACGPQDGADIALHFNPRFDGKDKIVLNTFQAGKWGKEEHQSMPFHKDQHFEIIFIVNNDGYQILVNRNPFCNYQHRIPPERVEVVSADGDLELQSMTVMGGGMMGGGMMGGGGMPGQPCPPMAGPGMGYPPSNLPMMSAPASYHPQVPYVGNFPGGLGSKRTVVVRGFIPQDAKRFRINFKAGQEVVLHINPRMDERTVVRNSFLGGRWGTEERELSFNPFQRGQYFDLSIRCGNQRFKVFANGQPLFNYNHRFHNFQHINTLEIDGDVVLSYIQY; translated from the exons ATGTCCATCTATGTGCAAGGGATGGTGCCCCATCACACCAAGAG atTCCGGGTGAATTTTGCCTGCGGTCCCCAGGATGGGGCTGACattgccctccatttcaacccccGCTTTGACGGCAAGGATAAGATCGTCTTAAACACCTTCCAGGCGGGAAAGTGGGGGAAAGAGGAGCACCAGAGCATGCCCTTCCACAAGGACCAACACTTCGAAATCATCTTTATCGTCAATAACGACGGATACCAG ATCCTGGTGAATAGGAACCCCTTCTGCAATTATCAGCATAGGATCCCTCCAGAGCGAGTGGAGGTTGTGAGCGCTGATGGAGACCTGGAGCTACAGTCGATGACCGTCATGGGGGGCGGCATGATGGGAGGTGGCATGATGGGGGGTGGC GGGATGCCAGGACAGCCTTGTCCACCAATGGCAGGACCG GGCATGGGATACCCACCTTCAAACCTTCCT ATGATGTCCGCACCAGCTTCCTACCACCCA CAAGTGCCATACGTGGGCAACTTCCCTGGAGGGCTGGGGTCCAAGAGGACCGTTGTGGTGAGAGGATTCATCCCCCAAGACGCAAAGAG ATTCCGGATCAATTTCAAAGCCGGCCAAGAGGTCGTCCTGCACATCAACCCGCGCATGGATGAGCGGACCGTGGTACGAAACAGCTTCTTGGGCGGACGCTGGGGCACTGAAGAGCGGGAATTGTCTTTCAATCCCTTCCAGCGTGGGCAGTACTTTGAC CTTTCCATCCGATGCGGAAACCAGCGGTTCAAGGTGTTTGCCAACGGCCAGCCTCTCTTCAACTACAACCACCGTTTCCACAACTTCCAGCACATTAACACCCTGGAGATCGACGGCGATGTGGTCCTTTCTTATATCCAGTACTAA
- the LOC121915165 gene encoding galectin-4-like isoform X1, with product MAYVPAPGYMPTYNPTLPYSKPVPGGLRPGMSIYVQGMVPHHTKRFRVNFACGPQDGADIALHFNPRFDGKDKIVLNTFQAGKWGKEEHQSMPFHKDQHFEIIFIVNNDGYQILVNRNPFCNYQHRIPPERVEVVSADGDLELQSMTVMGGGMMGGGMMGGGGMPGQPCPPMAGPGMGYPPSNLPMMSAPASYHPQVPYVGNFPGGLGSKRTVVVRGFIPQDAKRFRINFKAGQEVVLHINPRMDERTVVRNSFLGGRWGTEERELSFNPFQRGQYFDLSIRCGNQRFKVFANGQPLFNYNHRFHNFQHINTLEIDGDVVLSYIQY from the exons ATGGCTTACGTCCCAGCGCCCGGCTATATGCCAACATACAACCCG ACCCTTCCTTATTCCAAGCCGGTCCCTGGTGGTCTCCGTCCCGGGATGTCCATCTATGTGCAAGGGATGGTGCCCCATCACACCAAGAG atTCCGGGTGAATTTTGCCTGCGGTCCCCAGGATGGGGCTGACattgccctccatttcaacccccGCTTTGACGGCAAGGATAAGATCGTCTTAAACACCTTCCAGGCGGGAAAGTGGGGGAAAGAGGAGCACCAGAGCATGCCCTTCCACAAGGACCAACACTTCGAAATCATCTTTATCGTCAATAACGACGGATACCAG ATCCTGGTGAATAGGAACCCCTTCTGCAATTATCAGCATAGGATCCCTCCAGAGCGAGTGGAGGTTGTGAGCGCTGATGGAGACCTGGAGCTACAGTCGATGACCGTCATGGGGGGCGGCATGATGGGAGGTGGCATGATGGGGGGTGGC GGGATGCCAGGACAGCCTTGTCCACCAATGGCAGGACCG GGCATGGGATACCCACCTTCAAACCTTCCT ATGATGTCCGCACCAGCTTCCTACCACCCA CAAGTGCCATACGTGGGCAACTTCCCTGGAGGGCTGGGGTCCAAGAGGACCGTTGTGGTGAGAGGATTCATCCCCCAAGACGCAAAGAG ATTCCGGATCAATTTCAAAGCCGGCCAAGAGGTCGTCCTGCACATCAACCCGCGCATGGATGAGCGGACCGTGGTACGAAACAGCTTCTTGGGCGGACGCTGGGGCACTGAAGAGCGGGAATTGTCTTTCAATCCCTTCCAGCGTGGGCAGTACTTTGAC CTTTCCATCCGATGCGGAAACCAGCGGTTCAAGGTGTTTGCCAACGGCCAGCCTCTCTTCAACTACAACCACCGTTTCCACAACTTCCAGCACATTAACACCCTGGAGATCGACGGCGATGTGGTCCTTTCTTATATCCAGTACTAA